Proteins encoded in a region of the Cytobacillus pseudoceanisediminis genome:
- the mnmE gene encoding tRNA uridine-5-carboxymethylaminomethyl(34) synthesis GTPase MnmE yields MEFDTIAAISTPMGEGAIAIVRLSGDQAFEIADRLFRGVGGKRLKDVASHTIHYGHIMDPKTGQIAEEVMVSAMKGPKTFTKEDVIEINCHGGLVSVNRVLQLLLNNGARLAEPGEFTKRAFLNGRIDLSQAEAVMDLIRAKTDRAMNMALGQMEGRLSKLIQKLRQEILEILAHVEVNIDYPEYDDVEEMTHQMLMEKASYVKQEIEKLLQTSQQGKILREGLSTVIVGRPNVGKSSLLNSLVHENKAIVTDIPGTTRDVIEEYVNVRGVPLRLVDTAGIRETEDIVERIGVEKSRQVLKEADLILLVLNYSDELTSEDENIFKAVEGMDVIVIVNKTDLDQKIDMNRVRELSKHHKLVTTSLLEDQGVDDLEEAIASLFFAGSIEAGDMTYVSNTRHIALLNQAQNAIDEAMQGVEMGTPIDIVQIDLTRTWELLGEIIGDSVHESLIDQLFSQFCLGK; encoded by the coding sequence TTGGAATTCGATACAATAGCCGCGATATCTACTCCGATGGGGGAAGGAGCCATTGCCATTGTCCGCCTGAGCGGTGACCAGGCTTTTGAAATTGCGGACCGGCTGTTCAGAGGGGTGGGAGGCAAGCGTCTAAAGGATGTTGCTTCCCATACCATTCATTATGGGCATATTATGGACCCCAAAACCGGACAGATTGCTGAGGAAGTAATGGTATCGGCCATGAAGGGGCCGAAGACATTTACTAAAGAAGATGTCATTGAAATCAACTGCCATGGCGGACTGGTTTCCGTAAACCGCGTGCTGCAGCTTTTGCTGAATAATGGCGCACGCCTGGCAGAGCCGGGTGAATTTACAAAGCGCGCCTTTTTGAACGGGCGGATTGATTTATCCCAGGCAGAAGCGGTTATGGATTTAATCCGCGCCAAGACGGACCGGGCTATGAACATGGCACTTGGCCAGATGGAAGGAAGGCTGTCAAAGCTTATTCAGAAGCTTCGGCAGGAAATTCTGGAGATCCTTGCTCACGTAGAAGTCAATATCGACTATCCGGAATACGATGATGTCGAAGAAATGACCCATCAAATGCTGATGGAGAAGGCTTCTTATGTAAAGCAGGAAATCGAAAAGCTTCTTCAGACTTCACAGCAGGGGAAAATACTGCGTGAAGGACTTTCAACGGTCATCGTCGGGCGGCCAAACGTTGGAAAATCTTCCTTATTGAATAGCCTTGTCCATGAGAATAAGGCGATTGTGACAGATATTCCGGGCACCACCCGTGATGTCATCGAAGAATACGTGAATGTAAGAGGAGTGCCTCTCCGCCTGGTTGATACAGCCGGCATTCGTGAAACGGAAGATATTGTGGAACGGATCGGTGTAGAAAAATCAAGGCAGGTATTAAAGGAAGCAGATTTGATTTTGCTTGTGCTCAATTACTCGGATGAATTGACCTCTGAGGATGAAAATATATTTAAAGCCGTTGAAGGCATGGATGTCATTGTAATTGTCAATAAAACCGATCTTGACCAAAAAATCGACATGAATCGCGTCCGTGAGCTTTCCAAACATCATAAACTGGTTACAACTTCTTTATTGGAGGATCAGGGAGTCGACGATCTTGAGGAAGCTATTGCTTCTCTATTTTTTGCAGGCTCCATCGAAGCCGGGGATATGACATATGTATCCAATACCCGCCATATTGCCCTATTGAACCAGGCGCAAAATGCCATTGACGAAGCGATGCAGGGTGTTGAGATGGGAACCCCAATTGACATTGTGCAAATTGATTTGACGAGAACATGGGAGCTGCTTGGTGAAATTATTGGCGATAGCGTCCATGAAAGCTTGATCGACCAGTTATTCTCGCAGTTCTGTTTAGGAAAATAG
- the mnmG gene encoding tRNA uridine-5-carboxymethylaminomethyl(34) synthesis enzyme MnmG, translating to MTYEAGSYDVIVVGAGHAGVEAGLASARLGAKTLMITINLDMVAFMPCNPSVGGPAKGIVVREIDALGGEMGKNIDKTHIQMRMLNTGKGPAVRALRAQADKFTYQHEMKKTLENEPNLTLIQGMVERLIVEDGECRGVVTQTGAVYHSKAVVITTGTFLRGEIILGELKYSSGPNNQQPSIKLSEHLQELGFDLVRFKTGTPPRVNSHSIDYSKTEIQPGDDVPRAFSYETTKYITDQLPCWLTYTSEETHTLIDNNLHRSPMYSGMIKGTGPRYCPSIEDKVVRFNDKPRHQIFLEPEGRNTQEVYVQGLSTSLPEDVQQKILRTIPGLENVQMMRAGYAIEYDSIVPTQLWPTLETKKVKNLYTAGQINGTSGYEEAAGQGLMAGMNAGLKSLDKEEVILSRSDAYIGVLIDDLVTKGTNEPYRLLTSRAEYRLLLRHDNADLRLTELGRKVGLISEERYEKFLMKKQAIEEEKARLQGIIIKPTSDVQELIKSQGGSELKDGIRASDLLKRPEMTYEHIQQVVPAESTLDPDVTEQVEIQIKYEGYIEKSLQQVERLKKMENKKIPENIDYDDINGLASEARQKLKEVRPLSLAQASRISGVNPADISILLVYLEQGRIARVSAE from the coding sequence ATGACATATGAAGCTGGAAGTTATGATGTCATAGTAGTCGGAGCCGGACACGCGGGTGTGGAAGCAGGCCTTGCTTCGGCCCGTCTCGGCGCAAAGACATTAATGATTACAATCAACCTGGATATGGTAGCCTTTATGCCCTGCAACCCCTCAGTAGGAGGCCCTGCAAAAGGGATTGTGGTAAGGGAAATCGATGCACTTGGCGGAGAAATGGGCAAGAACATTGATAAAACCCATATTCAGATGCGCATGCTCAATACAGGAAAAGGCCCTGCAGTCCGTGCCTTAAGAGCTCAGGCCGATAAGTTCACGTATCAGCATGAAATGAAAAAAACGCTGGAAAATGAACCAAATCTGACATTAATTCAGGGAATGGTTGAACGGCTGATTGTCGAAGATGGAGAATGCAGGGGCGTCGTCACCCAGACAGGTGCCGTTTATCATTCAAAAGCAGTAGTCATTACGACAGGAACCTTCTTAAGAGGGGAAATCATCCTCGGTGAGCTGAAGTACTCAAGCGGTCCTAATAACCAGCAGCCATCCATTAAGCTCTCAGAGCATTTGCAGGAGCTTGGCTTTGATCTGGTCCGTTTTAAAACAGGAACACCGCCGCGCGTTAATAGCCACTCCATTGATTACAGCAAAACGGAAATTCAGCCAGGCGATGACGTGCCAAGAGCTTTTTCCTATGAAACCACAAAGTATATTACAGATCAGCTTCCTTGCTGGCTTACGTATACCAGTGAAGAAACGCATACATTGATCGACAATAATCTTCATCGCTCGCCAATGTATTCCGGTATGATCAAAGGGACAGGACCTCGCTATTGCCCGTCGATTGAGGATAAAGTTGTCCGTTTTAATGATAAGCCGCGCCATCAGATCTTCCTGGAGCCTGAAGGCCGCAATACACAGGAAGTGTATGTGCAGGGGCTTTCAACAAGCTTGCCGGAGGATGTACAGCAGAAGATTCTCAGAACCATTCCTGGACTTGAAAATGTACAGATGATGCGTGCCGGCTATGCGATTGAGTATGATTCCATCGTACCAACGCAATTATGGCCGACACTTGAAACCAAAAAGGTTAAAAACCTCTATACTGCCGGCCAGATTAACGGGACATCCGGCTATGAAGAAGCTGCCGGCCAGGGGCTAATGGCAGGCATGAATGCCGGATTAAAATCACTGGATAAGGAAGAAGTCATTTTAAGCCGTTCAGATGCTTATATTGGCGTCCTGATTGATGACCTTGTGACCAAAGGCACGAACGAGCCTTACCGTCTATTGACTTCTAGAGCGGAATACCGTCTGCTGCTTCGCCATGATAATGCCGACCTGCGCTTAACAGAGCTTGGCCGCAAAGTAGGGCTGATCAGTGAAGAACGCTATGAAAAATTCCTGATGAAAAAGCAGGCGATTGAAGAAGAGAAAGCACGTCTGCAAGGCATCATCATCAAACCGACTTCTGATGTGCAGGAGCTGATCAAAAGCCAGGGCGGAAGCGAGCTGAAGGATGGCATCCGCGCATCTGATTTGCTGAAGCGTCCGGAAATGACATATGAGCATATCCAGCAGGTAGTTCCGGCTGAGAGCACGCTTGATCCGGATGTAACCGAACAGGTAGAAATCCAGATCAAGTATGAAGGCTATATTGAAAAGTCACTTCAGCAGGTAGAGCGCCTGAAGAAGATGGAAAACAAAAAGATCCCTGAAAACATCGATTATGATGATATTAACGGACTGGCTTCCGAAGCAAGGCAAAAGCTTAAGGAAGTAAGGCCGCTATCTCTCGCGCAGGCTTCACGGATTTCCGGTGTAAACCCTGCCGATATCTCTATTTTGCTTGTTTATTTAGAGCAGGGCAGAATTGCACGAGTTTCAGCGGAGTAA
- the rsmG gene encoding 16S rRNA (guanine(527)-N(7))-methyltransferase RsmG — MNTEQFTEMLAAKGIALSPQQLQQYDTYYSTLVEWNEKMNLTAITEKEDVYLKHFYDSISAAFYFDFNQPLKVCDVGAGAGFPSIPIKIAFPGLHITIVDSLNKRIGFLEHLAKKLELDNVRFIHDRAETFGQNKEYRESFDVVTARAVARLSVLSELCLPLAKTGGTFVAMKGASAKEELDAGKKAISVLGGTLVDSHTFTLPEEESERNILIIKKEKSTPKKYPRKPGTPNKTPIE; from the coding sequence ATGAATACCGAACAATTTACAGAAATGCTGGCGGCGAAGGGGATTGCCCTTTCGCCACAGCAATTGCAGCAATATGACACCTACTATTCCACACTGGTGGAATGGAATGAAAAAATGAATTTAACAGCCATCACGGAAAAGGAAGATGTTTATCTTAAGCATTTTTATGACTCGATAAGCGCTGCTTTTTACTTTGATTTCAACCAGCCGTTAAAGGTTTGTGATGTCGGTGCCGGTGCCGGTTTTCCAAGCATACCGATTAAAATTGCTTTTCCAGGTTTACATATTACGATCGTTGACTCTCTTAATAAGCGCATTGGATTTCTGGAACATTTGGCAAAGAAGCTGGAGCTTGATAATGTGCGCTTTATCCATGACCGTGCGGAAACCTTTGGCCAGAACAAAGAATACCGTGAGTCTTTTGATGTTGTGACAGCACGGGCTGTTGCCAGATTGTCCGTTCTAAGCGAGCTGTGTCTGCCTCTGGCAAAAACAGGCGGCACATTTGTGGCCATGAAGGGTGCCAGTGCAAAAGAGGAACTGGATGCCGGCAAAAAGGCTATCTCGGTTCTTGGCGGAACACTCGTGGATTCCCACACGTTCACCTTGCCTGAAGAAGAGAGTGAGCGGAATATTTTAATCATTAAAAAAGAAAAGAGCACTCCTAAAAAGTACCCGCGGAAGCCGGGGACACCCAATAAAACACCAATTGAATAG
- the noc gene encoding nucleoid occlusion protein: MKHSFSRFFGLGEKGEQVTAEKPAEEQLDIEDLSDREEVKKIPIDQIVPNRFQPRTVFDDEKIEELSRTIHTHGIIQPIVVREFEDGQFEIIAGERRYRAMKKLGWEEAPAIVKNLSDTETASVALIENLQREELSPIEEAVAYGKLLELHNLTQEALAQRLGKGQSTVANKLRLLKLPQPVQDALLNKSITERHARSLIPLKDPEKQVALLQEIVEKNLNVKQTEDRVVKILEQKNPKPKPKRKAFSKDMRIAVNTIRQSLSMVSDSGINLDSEEEEFDEFYQITIKIPKKK, from the coding sequence ATGAAGCATTCTTTCTCACGCTTTTTTGGCCTAGGCGAAAAGGGAGAACAAGTTACAGCGGAAAAACCAGCAGAAGAACAATTGGATATTGAAGACTTAAGCGACAGAGAAGAAGTTAAGAAGATACCTATTGATCAAATCGTCCCCAACCGTTTTCAGCCAAGAACGGTGTTTGATGATGAGAAGATAGAAGAGCTTTCTCGGACCATCCATACACATGGTATCATCCAGCCGATTGTCGTACGGGAATTTGAGGATGGCCAGTTTGAAATCATAGCAGGTGAACGCAGATACCGGGCCATGAAAAAGCTGGGCTGGGAAGAAGCTCCGGCTATCGTAAAAAATTTAAGTGATACAGAAACAGCTTCAGTGGCTTTAATTGAAAACCTTCAAAGGGAAGAACTGTCTCCAATTGAAGAAGCTGTTGCCTACGGAAAGCTTTTAGAACTGCATAATCTGACACAGGAAGCGTTGGCACAGCGCCTTGGAAAAGGCCAGTCAACCGTTGCAAACAAGCTTCGGCTGCTGAAATTGCCGCAGCCTGTCCAGGATGCGTTATTAAACAAATCAATCACAGAGCGGCATGCCCGTTCGCTCATTCCGCTGAAGGACCCAGAGAAGCAGGTCGCCCTGCTTCAGGAGATAGTGGAGAAGAATCTGAATGTGAAGCAGACAGAAGACAGGGTTGTCAAAATTCTCGAACAGAAAAATCCAAAGCCGAAGCCGAAGCGAAAGGCGTTCAGCAAGGATATGAGAATTGCGGTCAATACGATCCGCCAATCATTATCCATGGTTTCTGACAGCGGCATTAATCTTGATTCGGAAGAAGAAGAATTTGATGAATTTTATCAAATTACGATTAAGATTCCTAAAAAGAAATAA
- a CDS encoding ParA family protein, with amino-acid sequence MGKIIAVANQKGGVGKTTTSVNLGACLAYIGKKVLLVDIDPQGNATSGIGIEKADVDHCIYDVLVDDVEASKVIKSTSVENLYAIPATIQLAGAEIELVPTISREVRLKRALEEVRANFDYVIIDCPPSLGLLTINSLTASDAVIIPVQCEYYALEGLSQLLNTVRLVQKHLNHDLKIEGVLLTMLDARTNLGIQVIEEVKKYFQDKVYKTIIPRNVRLGEAPSHGEPIITYDPKSRGAEVYLELAKEVVSNG; translated from the coding sequence GTGGGCAAGATTATAGCCGTTGCGAACCAGAAAGGCGGAGTCGGCAAAACGACCACTTCCGTCAATCTTGGCGCATGCCTGGCATACATAGGCAAGAAAGTGCTGCTGGTCGACATTGATCCGCAGGGGAACGCCACAAGCGGAATTGGCATTGAAAAAGCTGATGTCGATCATTGCATCTATGACGTTCTCGTTGATGATGTGGAAGCATCAAAGGTTATAAAATCAACTTCGGTAGAGAATTTATATGCAATCCCGGCAACCATTCAGCTGGCAGGTGCAGAAATTGAATTGGTGCCGACCATCTCGCGGGAAGTAAGATTAAAGAGGGCTCTTGAAGAAGTAAGAGCAAACTTTGACTATGTTATTATCGACTGTCCCCCTTCTCTCGGATTACTGACAATTAACTCGCTGACCGCTTCGGATGCCGTCATCATACCAGTGCAATGCGAGTACTATGCGCTTGAGGGTCTGAGTCAGCTTCTGAATACGGTCCGTCTTGTGCAGAAGCATCTGAATCATGATTTGAAAATCGAAGGCGTACTGCTGACGATGCTTGATGCCCGTACAAATCTTGGCATTCAGGTCATTGAAGAAGTGAAAAAGTATTTTCAGGATAAAGTATATAAAACAATCATTCCCCGCAATGTGCGGCTGGGAGAGGCTCCAAGCCATGGAGAACCTATCATTACTTATGATCCGAAGTCACGCGG